The following are from one region of the Streptococcus sp. 1643 genome:
- the pgk gene encoding phosphoglycerate kinase, giving the protein MAKLTVKDVDLKGKKVLVRVDFNVPVKDGVITNDNRITAALPTIKYILEQGGRAILFSHLGRVKEEADKEGKSLAPVAADLATKLGQEVKFIPGVTRGAELEAAVNALEDGQVLLVENTRFEDVDGKKESKNDPELGKYWASLGDGIFVNDAFGTAHRAHASNVGISANVEKAVAGFLLENEIAYIQEAVEAPERPFVAILGGSKVSDKIGVIENLLEKADKVLIGGGMTYTFYKAQGIEIGNSLVEEDKLDVAKALLEKANGKLILPVDSKEANAFADYTEVKDTEGEAVDPGFLGLDIGPKSIAKFDEALTGAKTVVWNGPMGVFENPDFQAGTIGVMDAIVKQPGVKSIIGGGDSAAAAINLGRADKFSWISTGGGASMELLEGKVLPGLAALTEK; this is encoded by the coding sequence ATGGCAAAATTGACTGTTAAAGACGTTGACTTGAAAGGGAAAAAAGTTCTCGTTCGTGTTGACTTCAACGTACCTGTTAAAGATGGCGTGATTACCAATGACAACCGTATCACTGCAGCTCTTCCAACTATCAAGTACATCCTTGAACAAGGTGGACGTGCAATCCTCTTCTCTCACCTTGGACGTGTAAAAGAAGAAGCAGACAAAGAAGGTAAATCACTTGCTCCTGTAGCTGCTGACTTGGCTACTAAATTGGGACAAGAAGTTAAATTTATCCCAGGTGTTACACGTGGTGCTGAATTGGAAGCCGCTGTTAACGCTCTTGAAGATGGACAAGTTCTCTTGGTTGAAAACACTCGTTTCGAAGATGTTGACGGCAAGAAAGAATCTAAAAATGACCCTGAGCTTGGTAAATACTGGGCATCACTTGGAGACGGTATCTTCGTAAACGATGCATTTGGTACAGCTCACCGTGCACACGCATCTAACGTTGGTATCTCAGCAAACGTTGAAAAAGCAGTTGCTGGATTCCTTCTTGAAAACGAGATTGCTTACATCCAAGAAGCAGTTGAAGCTCCAGAACGTCCATTCGTAGCGATTCTTGGTGGTTCAAAAGTTTCAGACAAGATTGGTGTTATCGAAAACTTGCTTGAAAAAGCTGATAAAGTGCTTATCGGTGGTGGGATGACTTACACATTCTACAAAGCTCAAGGTATCGAAATCGGTAACTCACTTGTAGAAGAAGACAAATTGGATGTTGCAAAAGCTCTTCTTGAAAAAGCAAACGGCAAATTGATCTTGCCAGTTGACTCAAAAGAAGCAAACGCATTTGCTGACTATACTGAAGTGAAAGACACTGAAGGTGAAGCAGTAGACCCAGGTTTCCTTGGTTTGGATATCGGTCCAAAATCTATCGCTAAATTTGACGAAGCTTTGACTGGTGCGAAAACAGTTGTATGGAACGGACCTATGGGTGTGTTTGAAAACCCTGACTTCCAAGCTGGTACAATCGGTGTCATGGATGCTATCGTGAAACAACCAGGTGTGAAATCAATCATCGGTGGTGGTGACTCAGCTGCTGCAGCCATCAACCTTGGCCGTGCAGACAAGTTCTCATGGATCTCTACTGGTGGTGGAGCTTCAATGGAGCTTCTTGAAGGTAAAGTTCTTCCAGGATTGGCAGCACTTACAGAAAAATAA
- a CDS encoding aromatic acid exporter family protein — translation MSYFKKYKFDKSQFKLGMRTFKTGIAVFIVLLIFGFFGWKGLQIGALTAVFSLRESFDKSVHFGTSRILGNSIGGFYALVFFLLNTLFHGAFWVTLLVVPICTMLTIMTNVAMNNKAGVIGGVAAMLIITLSIPSGETFLYVFARVFETFMGVFVAILVNYDIEQLKLFWEKKRK, via the coding sequence ATGAGTTATTTTAAAAAATATAAATTTGATAAGTCACAGTTCAAGCTTGGTATGCGAACTTTCAAAACGGGGATTGCCGTATTTATAGTTCTCTTGATTTTTGGTTTTTTTGGCTGGAAGGGGCTTCAAATCGGAGCATTGACAGCGGTCTTTAGTTTACGAGAGAGCTTTGATAAGAGCGTCCATTTTGGAACTTCGCGTATCTTAGGAAATAGCATTGGCGGTTTTTACGCCCTTGTCTTTTTCCTCTTAAACACTTTATTTCATGGAGCCTTTTGGGTAACCTTACTAGTTGTTCCAATTTGCACCATGTTAACCATTATGACAAATGTTGCCATGAACAACAAGGCAGGAGTTATCGGTGGTGTAGCGGCTATGTTGATTATTACCCTATCAATACCAAGCGGAGAAACATTTTTGTACGTGTTTGCGCGCGTATTTGAAACATTTATGGGAGTTTTTGTCGCAATCCTTGTAAATTATGATATTGAGCAACTGAAACTCTTTTGGGAGAAAAAAAGAAAATAA
- the glnR gene encoding transcriptional repressor GlnR, with translation MKEREFRRNMAVFPIGSVMKLTDLSARQIRYYEDQELIKPDRNEGNRRMYSLNDMDRLLEIKDYISEGHNIAAIKKKYAEREAKSKKAVSQTEVRRALHNELLQQGRFASVRSPFGRG, from the coding sequence ATGAAGGAAAGAGAATTTCGCCGAAATATGGCTGTTTTTCCTATCGGCAGTGTTATGAAATTGACTGATCTCTCGGCGCGTCAGATTCGTTATTATGAAGATCAAGAGTTGATAAAGCCTGATCGAAACGAAGGAAACCGTCGCATGTATTCCTTGAATGACATGGATCGTCTACTTGAAATCAAAGATTATATCTCTGAAGGTCATAATATTGCTGCGATTAAGAAAAAATATGCTGAACGCGAGGCGAAGTCCAAGAAAGCCGTGAGTCAGACGGAAGTGCGTCGTGCACTTCACAATGAACTCCTCCAGCAGGGGCGCTTTGCTTCAGTACGGTCACCCTTTGGTCGCGGTTAG
- the glnA gene encoding type I glutamate--ammonia ligase gives MPITAADIRREVKEKNVTFIRLMFSDILGTMKNVEIPATDEQLDKVLSNKAMFDGSSIEGFVRINESDMYLYPDLDTWTVFPWGDENGSVAGLICDVYTTEGEPFAGDPRGNLKRALRHMEEVGFKSFNLGPEPEFFLFKLDENGDPTLEVNDKGGYFDLAPTDLADNTRREIVNVLTKMGFEVEASHHEVAVGQHEIDFKYDEVLRACDKIQIFKLVVKTIARKHGLYATFMAKPKFGIAGSGMHCNMSLFDAEGNNAFFDPNDPKGMQLSETAYHFLGGLIKHAYNYTAIMNPTVNSYKRLVPGYEAPVYIAWAGRNRSPLVRVPASRGMGTRLELRSVDPMANPYIAMAVLLEVGLHGIENKIEAPAPIEENIYIMTAEERKEAGITDLPSTLHNALKALTEDEVVKAALGEHIYTSFLEAKRIEWASYATFVSQWEVDNYLDLY, from the coding sequence ATGCCAATCACAGCTGCAGATATTCGTCGTGAAGTCAAGGAAAAAAATGTTACCTTTATCCGTCTCATGTTTTCAGATATTCTGGGAACCATGAAAAACGTCGAAATTCCTGCTACAGATGAACAGTTAGATAAGGTCTTGTCAAACAAAGCCATGTTTGATGGCTCTTCTATTGAAGGTTTTGTACGTATCAATGAGTCAGATATGTACTTGTACCCAGACTTGGATACATGGACAGTCTTCCCTTGGGGAGATGAAAATGGAAGTGTTGCAGGTTTGATCTGTGATGTCTATACAACAGAAGGCGAACCCTTTGCAGGTGACCCTCGTGGTAATCTGAAGCGTGCACTTCGTCATATGGAAGAAGTAGGATTCAAATCTTTCAACCTTGGTCCAGAACCAGAATTCTTCCTATTTAAGTTGGATGAAAATGGGGATCCAACACTTGAAGTAAATGACAAGGGTGGCTACTTTGATTTGGCGCCTACTGACCTTGCGGACAATACACGTCGTGAAATTGTGAATGTCTTGACCAAAATGGGATTTGAAGTAGAAGCGAGTCACCACGAGGTTGCGGTTGGACAACATGAAATTGACTTCAAGTATGATGAAGTCCTCCGTGCCTGTGACAAGATTCAAATCTTTAAACTCGTTGTTAAAACCATTGCTCGCAAACACGGTCTTTACGCAACCTTTATGGCGAAACCAAAATTTGGTATCGCTGGATCAGGTATGCACTGTAATATGTCCTTGTTTGATGCAGAAGGAAACAATGCCTTCTTTGATCCAAATGATCCAAAAGGAATGCAGTTGTCTGAAACAGCCTACCATTTCCTTGGTGGTTTGATCAAGCATGCTTACAACTATACTGCCATCATGAACCCAACAGTTAACTCATACAAACGTTTGGTTCCAGGTTATGAAGCGCCTGTTTACATTGCTTGGGCTGGTCGTAATCGTTCGCCACTTGTGCGCGTACCAGCTTCACGTGGTATGGGAACTCGTCTCGAGTTGCGTTCGGTGGACCCAATGGCAAACCCATACATCGCTATGGCTGTTCTTTTGGAAGTTGGTTTGCATGGTATTGAAAACAAAATCGAAGCACCAGCTCCTATCGAAGAAAATATCTACATCATGACAGCAGAAGAGCGTAAGGAAGCTGGAATTACTGATCTTCCATCAACTCTTCATAACGCCTTGAAAGCTTTGACAGAAGATGAAGTGGTCAAGGCAGCCCTAGGTGAACACATCTACACTAGCTTCCTTGAAGCGAAGCGTATCGAGTGGGCTAGCTATGCGACCTTTGTTTCACAATGGGAAGTTGATAATTATTTAGATCTTTACTAA
- a CDS encoding PadR family transcriptional regulator: MELTDKIRRVYLPMTETGFYILFCLQKENHGYGITQKVKEMTDSQVLISPGTMYGTLSKMEKDGLIFFVREEEKRKIYQITDLGRKVLDIELKRIERLYRNSLEEG; this comes from the coding sequence ATGGAATTAACAGATAAGATTAGGCGTGTTTACCTTCCCATGACTGAAACGGGTTTTTATATCTTGTTCTGTTTACAGAAGGAGAACCATGGATATGGTATCACACAAAAGGTCAAGGAGATGACAGATTCACAAGTTTTGATTAGTCCTGGAACTATGTATGGAACCTTGTCAAAGATGGAAAAGGATGGCTTGATTTTCTTTGTCCGAGAGGAGGAAAAACGTAAAATCTATCAGATTACAGACTTGGGACGCAAAGTCTTAGATATTGAATTGAAACGTATTGAACGACTCTATAGAAACAGTCTGGAGGAAGGATGA
- a CDS encoding DUF2812 domain-containing protein — protein MEKKVIYRIATIADYDREALYFREMHVKGWKLTEVSYSNLVVAVKYTFEKCQPEQVSYQLDFYPKKKSERASYLQLFKDCGWEHITDLNSFSYFRKAHSEIESNTEFEIYNDATGKLAIIKRILIMRMLPILILFLALLPVFSKFVSGASSFSWGMFLIVIIDCVLLLVFAVQISYIFWRLFQKWKELSDK, from the coding sequence ATGGAAAAGAAGGTTATTTATAGAATTGCTACCATTGCGGATTATGATAGGGAGGCTCTATACTTTAGAGAAATGCATGTCAAGGGCTGGAAACTTACGGAAGTAAGCTACTCTAACTTAGTAGTTGCGGTTAAGTATACTTTTGAAAAGTGCCAACCGGAGCAGGTGTCTTATCAGTTGGACTTTTATCCCAAGAAAAAATCAGAGAGAGCCTCCTATTTACAACTATTTAAAGACTGTGGCTGGGAGCATATTACAGACTTGAATAGTTTTTCCTATTTTAGAAAAGCACATTCTGAAATTGAATCGAATACTGAGTTTGAAATCTATAATGACGCTACAGGGAAGTTAGCAATAATCAAACGGATTTTAATAATGCGGATGCTTCCTATTTTGATTCTATTTTTAGCTCTACTACCGGTTTTCTCAAAGTTTGTCAGTGGAGCTAGTTCTTTCAGTTGGGGAATGTTTTTGATTGTCATAATAGATTGTGTTTTATTGCTAGTTTTTGCGGTTCAGATTTCTTATATTTTTTGGAGATTGTTTCAAAAATGGAAAGAATTATCTGATAAATAA
- a CDS encoding DUF2812 domain-containing protein yields the protein MNSEVQFRLFTIVDLDKEEEYLHEMHLKGWRYRTNRFGFFYFEQCQPDDVIYHIYDSRFLKKYKHELQDFRNSGWELIETGFCSILRKPTSDILSEDQVYMSKGLRWEVTRSRLRSCIAAFSGGLVVCMSLYRENLSQSFFIIFVLYACLISYLIYGFFRLKRKYQVDEK from the coding sequence ATGAATAGTGAAGTACAATTTCGGCTTTTTACAATAGTTGATTTGGACAAGGAAGAAGAATATTTACATGAGATGCACTTGAAAGGTTGGAGATATAGAACTAATCGTTTTGGCTTTTTCTATTTTGAGCAATGCCAACCAGATGATGTCATCTATCATATCTATGATTCTAGATTTCTTAAAAAGTATAAGCATGAACTACAAGATTTTAGAAATAGCGGTTGGGAATTGATAGAAACAGGTTTTTGTTCAATTCTTCGTAAACCAACTTCTGATATACTTTCAGAGGATCAAGTCTATATGAGTAAGGGTCTTAGATGGGAAGTTACGCGGTCTAGACTTCGTTCCTGTATAGCCGCTTTCTCAGGTGGTCTTGTTGTTTGCATGAGTTTGTATCGAGAAAACTTGTCTCAGTCTTTCTTTATTATTTTCGTTTTATACGCTTGCTTGATTTCTTATCTAATCTATGGTTTTTTCAGACTTAAAAGGAAATACCAAGTAGATGAGAAGTAA
- the hrcA gene encoding heat-inducible transcriptional repressor HrcA produces MVTERQQDILNLIIDIFTKTHEPVGSKALQESINSSSATIRNDMAALEKQGLLEKAHTSSGRMPSVAGFQYYVKHSLAFDRLAENEVYEIVKAFDQEFFKLEDILQEAANLLTDLSGCTVVALDVEPSRQRLTAFDIVVLGQHTALAVFTLDESRTVTSQFLIPRNFLQEDLLKLKSIIQERFLGHTVLDIHYKIRTEIPQIIQRYFTTTDNVMDLFEHIFKEMFNENIVVSGKVNLLNFANLAAYQFFDQPQKVALEIREGLHEDQMQNVRVADSQESCLADLAVISSKFLIPYRGFGILAIIGPVNLDYQQLVNQVNVVNRVLTMKLTDFYRYLSSNHYEVN; encoded by the coding sequence ATGGTTACAGAGCGTCAGCAGGATATTTTAAATCTGATTATTGACATCTTTACCAAAACGCACGAACCTGTCGGATCTAAGGCGCTACAAGAGTCTATCAATTCTAGTAGTGCTACCATTCGTAATGACATGGCAGCTCTAGAGAAGCAGGGCTTGCTTGAGAAGGCTCATACCTCAAGCGGTCGGATGCCAAGTGTTGCTGGTTTTCAGTACTATGTGAAACACTCGCTGGCTTTTGACAGACTGGCTGAAAATGAGGTATACGAGATTGTCAAAGCCTTTGATCAGGAGTTCTTCAAACTGGAGGATATTCTGCAAGAGGCTGCTAATCTACTGACAGACCTGAGTGGCTGTACGGTAGTAGCGCTAGATGTTGAACCGAGCAGGCAACGGTTGACAGCCTTTGATATCGTTGTTCTGGGACAACATACAGCTTTGGCAGTATTTACCCTAGATGAGTCCCGAACGGTTACCAGTCAGTTTTTGATTCCAAGGAACTTCTTGCAGGAAGATTTGCTGAAACTGAAGAGCATCATTCAGGAACGTTTCTTAGGACACACTGTTCTAGATATTCACTACAAGATTCGGACGGAGATTCCGCAGATTATCCAGCGTTACTTTACAACAACGGACAATGTCATGGATCTCTTTGAACATATTTTTAAAGAAATGTTCAACGAAAACATTGTAGTATCTGGCAAGGTCAATCTTTTGAATTTTGCCAATCTAGCAGCCTATCAGTTCTTTGACCAACCGCAAAAGGTGGCTCTGGAGATTCGTGAGGGTCTGCATGAAGATCAGATGCAAAATGTCCGTGTTGCGGACAGTCAAGAGTCTTGTCTAGCAGACCTAGCGGTGATTAGCAGTAAATTCCTCATTCCTTATCGGGGTTTTGGAATTCTAGCGATTATCGGTCCGGTTAATCTGGATTACCAGCAATTGGTCAACCAAGTCAATGTTGTCAATCGTGTTTTGACCATGAAGTTGACAGATTTTTACCGCTATCTCAGCAGTAATCATTACGAAGTAAATTAA
- the grpE gene encoding nucleotide exchange factor GrpE has protein sequence MAQDKKNEEIKEEEVVETTEETTPEKSELELANERADEFENKYLRAHAEMQNIQRRANEERQNLQRYRSQDLAKAILPSLDNLERALAVEGLTDDVKKGLEMVQESLVHSLKEEGIEEIAADGGFDHNYHMAIQTLPADDEHPADTIAQVFQKGYKLHDRILRPAMVVVYN, from the coding sequence ATGGCCCAAGATAAGAAAAATGAAGAAATAAAAGAAGAGGAAGTTGTGGAAACAACAGAAGAAACAACTCCTGAGAAGTCTGAGTTGGAATTGGCAAATGAACGTGCGGATGAGTTCGAAAACAAATACCTTCGCGCTCATGCAGAAATGCAAAATATTCAACGCCGTGCCAATGAAGAACGTCAAAACTTGCAACGTTATCGTAGCCAAGATCTGGCAAAAGCAATCTTACCATCGCTTGACAACTTAGAACGTGCACTAGCAGTTGAAGGTTTGACAGACGATGTCAAAAAAGGATTGGAGATGGTGCAAGAGAGCTTGGTACATTCCTTGAAAGAAGAAGGAATCGAAGAAATCGCGGCTGACGGCGGATTTGACCATAACTATCACATGGCCATCCAAACTCTCCCAGCAGACGATGAACACCCAGCAGATACCATCGCACAAGTCTTCCAAAAAGGCTACAAACTCCATGACCGCATCCTACGCCCAGCCATGGTAGTGGTCTATAACTAG
- the dnaK gene encoding molecular chaperone DnaK, with the protein MSKIIGIDLGTTNSAVAVLEGTESKIIANPEGNRTTPSVVSFKNGEIIVGDAAKRQAVTNPDTVISIKSKMGTSEKVSANGKEYTPQEISAMILQYLKGYAEDYLGEKVTKAVVTVPAYFNDAQRQATKDAGKIAGLEVERIVNEPTAAALAYGLDKTDKEEKILVFDLGGGTFDVSILELGDGVFDVLSTAGDNKLGGDDFDQKIIDHLVAEFKKENGIDLSNDKMAMQRLKDAAEKAKKDLSGVTSTQISLPFITAGEAGPLHLEMTLTRAKFDDLTRDLVERTKVPVRQALSDAGLSLSEIDEVILVGGSTRIPAVVEAVKAETGKEPNKSVNPDEVVAMGAAIQGGVITGDVKDVVLLDVTPLSLGIETMGGVFTKLIDRNTTIPTSKSQVFSTAADNQPAVDIHVLQGERPMAADNKTLGRFQLTDIPAAPRGIPQIEVTFDIDKNGIVSVKAKDLGTQKEQTIVIQSNSGLTDEEIDRMMKDAEANAEADKKRKEEVDLRNEVDQAIFATEKTIKETEGKGFDAERDAAQAALDDLKKAQEDNNLDEMKAKLEALNEKAQGLAVKLYEQAAAAQQAQAGAEGAQATGNAGDDVVDGEFTEK; encoded by the coding sequence ATGTCTAAAATTATCGGTATTGACTTAGGTACAACAAACTCAGCAGTTGCAGTTCTTGAAGGAACTGAAAGCAAAATCATCGCAAACCCAGAAGGTAACCGTACAACTCCATCTGTAGTATCATTCAAAAACGGCGAAATCATCGTTGGTGATGCCGCAAAACGTCAAGCAGTTACAAACCCAGATACAGTTATCTCTATCAAATCTAAGATGGGTACTTCTGAAAAAGTTTCTGCTAACGGCAAAGAGTACACTCCACAAGAAATCTCAGCTATGATTCTTCAATACTTGAAAGGTTACGCTGAAGATTACCTTGGTGAAAAAGTAACTAAAGCAGTTGTCACAGTTCCAGCTTACTTTAACGATGCTCAACGTCAAGCAACAAAAGATGCTGGTAAAATCGCTGGTCTTGAAGTAGAACGTATCGTTAACGAACCAACTGCAGCAGCTCTTGCTTACGGTTTGGACAAGACTGACAAAGAAGAAAAAATCTTGGTATTCGACCTTGGTGGAGGTACATTTGACGTCTCTATCCTTGAACTCGGTGACGGTGTCTTCGATGTATTGTCAACTGCAGGGGACAACAAACTTGGTGGTGACGACTTTGACCAAAAAATCATCGACCACTTGGTAGCAGAATTCAAGAAAGAAAACGGTATTGACTTGTCTAATGACAAGATGGCAATGCAACGTTTGAAAGATGCAGCTGAAAAAGCGAAGAAAGACCTTTCTGGTGTAACTTCAACTCAAATCAGCTTGCCATTCATCACTGCTGGTGAAGCTGGACCTCTTCACTTGGAAATGACTTTGACTCGTGCGAAATTTGATGATTTGACTCGTGACCTTGTAGAACGTACAAAAGTTCCAGTTCGTCAAGCCCTTTCAGATGCAGGATTGAGCTTGTCAGAAATCGACGAAGTTATCCTTGTTGGTGGTTCAACTCGTATCCCAGCCGTTGTAGAAGCTGTGAAGGCTGAAACTGGTAAAGAACCAAACAAATCAGTAAACCCTGACGAAGTAGTTGCTATGGGTGCTGCTATCCAAGGTGGTGTGATCACTGGTGATGTGAAAGACGTTGTTCTTCTTGATGTAACGCCATTGTCACTTGGTATCGAAACAATGGGTGGTGTCTTCACAAAACTTATCGATCGCAACACTACAATCCCAACTTCTAAATCACAAGTCTTCTCAACAGCAGCAGACAACCAACCAGCCGTTGATATTCACGTTCTTCAAGGTGAACGCCCAATGGCAGCAGATAACAAGACTCTTGGACGTTTCCAATTGACAGATATCCCAGCTGCACCTCGTGGAATTCCTCAAATCGAAGTAACATTTGACATTGACAAGAACGGTATCGTATCTGTTAAGGCTAAAGACCTTGGAACTCAAAAAGAACAAACTATTGTCATCCAATCAAACTCAGGTTTGACAGACGAAGAAATTGACCGCATGATGAAAGATGCAGAAGCTAACGCTGAAGCAGATAAGAAACGTAAAGAAGAAGTAGACCTTCGTAACGAAGTAGACCAAGCAATCTTTGCGACTGAAAAGACAATCAAGGAAACTGAAGGAAAAGGCTTCGATGCAGAACGTGATGCTGCCCAAGCTGCTCTTGATGACCTTAAGAAAGCGCAAGAAGACAACAACTTGGATGAAATGAAAGCAAAACTTGAAGCGTTGAACGAAAAAGCTCAAGGCCTTGCTGTTAAACTTTACGAACAAGCCGCAGCAGCCCAACAAGCTCAAGCAGGAGCAGAAGGCGCACAAGCAACAGGAAACGCAGGCGATGACGTCGTAGACGGAGAGTTTACTGAAAAGTAA
- a CDS encoding DJ-1/PfpI family protein: MKKVLCIIYPNFSLYEITALTSTLALSFDITIDYVASNHSMIVSEDGLPCQPTKTLNQIRLEEYSCIILPGMVNIGPALQDEKLASFLRELGEQDILITAISSAPILLAKAGLLNDTKFTGGIWQNFFDYFEFLPRENFQPKLVVQDKNIITAIGFAHQEFARKVILGLGLAENTDNYFKEQNEYSEEDLIFTLSDKEFDEVKQSIENTL, encoded by the coding sequence ATGAAAAAAGTACTTTGTATCATTTATCCTAATTTTTCTCTTTATGAGATAACTGCTTTAACAAGTACTTTAGCTCTGTCTTTTGACATCACGATTGATTATGTCGCTTCAAATCATTCGATGATTGTCTCTGAAGATGGTTTGCCCTGCCAACCGACGAAGACGTTGAATCAAATACGTCTAGAAGAGTATTCTTGTATCATTTTACCAGGAATGGTAAATATAGGGCCTGCTCTACAGGATGAAAAATTAGCCTCATTTTTGAGAGAACTCGGTGAGCAGGATATCTTAATTACAGCAATTTCTTCTGCGCCCATTTTGTTAGCGAAAGCTGGCTTGTTGAATGATACGAAATTTACTGGTGGGATTTGGCAAAACTTCTTTGACTATTTTGAATTTCTTCCACGTGAGAATTTCCAACCTAAACTGGTTGTGCAAGATAAAAATATCATTACGGCTATTGGCTTTGCACATCAAGAGTTTGCAAGAAAAGTGATACTTGGTCTAGGTTTGGCAGAAAATACTGACAACTATTTTAAAGAACAGAACGAATATTCAGAAGAGGACTTGATTTTTACTCTATCGGATAAAGAGTTTGATGAAGTGAAGCAGAGTATAGAAAATACACTCTAA
- the dnaJ gene encoding molecular chaperone DnaJ, whose translation MNNTEFYDRLGVSKNASADEIKKAYRKLSKKYHPDINKEPGAEEKYKEVQEAYETLSDDQKRAAYDQYGAAGANGGFGGAGGFGGFDGAGGFGGFEDIFSSFFGGGGASRNPNAPRQGDDLQYRVNLTFEEAIFGAEKEVKYNREASCRTCNGSGAKPGTSPVTCGRCHGAGVINVDTQTPLGMMRRQVTCDVCHGRGKEIKDPCTTCHGTGHEKQAHSVHVKIPAGVETGQQIRLAGQGEAGFNGGPYGDLYVVVSVEASDKFEREGTTIFYKLNLNIVQATLGDTVEIPTVHGDVELVIPEGTQTGKKFRLRGKGAPSLRGGAVGDQYVTVNVVTPTGLNDRQKAALKEFAAAGDLKVNPKKKGFFDHIKDAFEGE comes from the coding sequence ATGAACAATACTGAATTTTATGATCGTCTGGGGGTGTCAAAAAACGCTTCGGCAGACGAGATCAAAAAGGCTTATCGTAAGCTTTCAAAAAAATACCACCCAGATATCAACAAGGAGCCTGGTGCTGAGGAAAAATACAAGGAAGTTCAAGAAGCCTATGAGACTTTGAGTGACGACCAAAAACGTGCAGCCTACGACCAATATGGTGCTGCAGGTGCCAACGGTGGCTTTGGTGGTGCTGGCGGTTTTGGTGGCTTTGACGGAGCAGGTGGCTTCGGTGGTTTTGAAGATATCTTTTCAAGTTTTTTCGGGGGAGGCGGAGCTTCACGCAATCCAAACGCTCCTCGTCAAGGGGATGACCTCCAGTACCGTGTGAACTTGACCTTTGAAGAAGCCATCTTCGGAGCTGAAAAAGAAGTTAAGTACAACCGTGAAGCAAGCTGTCGTACCTGTAATGGATCTGGTGCTAAGCCAGGGACAAGTCCAGTCACTTGTGGACGCTGTCATGGCGCTGGTGTCATTAATGTCGATACGCAGACTCCGCTTGGTATGATGCGACGTCAAGTAACTTGTGATGTCTGTCATGGTCGCGGAAAAGAAATCAAGGATCCATGTACAACTTGTCATGGAACAGGTCATGAAAAACAAGCTCATAGCGTACATGTGAAAATTCCTGCTGGTGTGGAAACTGGTCAACAAATTCGCCTAGCTGGTCAAGGTGAAGCAGGCTTTAACGGTGGGCCTTACGGAGATTTGTATGTAGTGGTTTCAGTAGAAGCTAGCGATAAGTTTGAACGTGAAGGAACAACTATTTTCTACAAGTTAAATCTTAATATTGTCCAAGCTACTCTTGGAGATACTGTGGAAATTCCAACCGTGCATGGAGATGTTGAATTGGTTATCCCAGAAGGAACACAGACTGGCAAGAAATTCCGTCTACGTGGTAAGGGAGCACCTAGCCTTCGTGGCGGTGCCGTTGGTGACCAATACGTTACTGTCAATGTCGTGACTCCGACAGGTTTGAACGACCGCCAAAAAGCAGCGCTTAAAGAATTCGCAGCTGCAGGTGACTTGAAAGTCAATCCAAAGAAAAAAGGCTTCTTTGATCATATAAAAGATGCCTTTGAAGGAGAATAA
- a CDS encoding HIT family protein, translating into MSDCIFCKIIAGEIPASKVYEDEQVLAFLDISQVTPGHTLIVPKEHYRNLLEMDAASASQLFAQVPTVAQKVMKATKAVGMNIIANCEEIAGQTVFHTHVHLVPRYSAEDDLKIDFIAHEPDFDKLAQVAETIKNA; encoded by the coding sequence ATGTCAGATTGCATTTTTTGTAAGATTATCGCAGGGGAGATTCCTGCTTCAAAAGTATACGAGGATGAGCAGGTTCTTGCCTTTCTTGATATCTCTCAAGTAACGCCTGGACACACCCTCATTGTACCCAAAGAGCACTATCGCAATCTTTTGGAGATGGATGCTGCGAGTGCTAGCCAACTCTTTGCCCAAGTGCCAACAGTGGCTCAAAAAGTCATGAAGGCTACCAAAGCTGTCGGCATGAATATCATTGCCAACTGCGAGGAAATTGCTGGTCAAACGGTCTTTCATACTCACGTGCACCTCGTTCCTCGCTACAGTGCAGAAGATGACCTTAAGATTGACTTTATCGCCCACGAACCTGACTTTGACAAACTTGCCCAAGTCGCTGAAACCATTAAAAACGCTTAA